In Dehalococcoidia bacterium, the DNA window AGGCTTTCAGCGATCTCAGTATGGCGTGGAATCGGCTGAGATACTTTGGTTGTCGTGTTCTGATACCAGTCGTGCTTACCACCATGACGAAGCAGTATGCATCCCATACTCAGGATTTGCTTGATAAGCGTTGCCCGCTTCACTTGAGGGCTAATTCCCCGATTTTCCGAATGTGGGGAATCTTTCCGGTATTAATTTCTGCGTAGATGTCTCTGAGATTTTCTTCCAATTCTTCGAGGGACATACCCTGACTCTTGTAATCCGGATATGCCTCCAGCCAGCCGACCCATGCATCGCCTTCCTGGTAATATACGTATTTTATCTTTTCCATATTACACTTACCACCCCCGCATGTTTAGGTGATAATTATATCACACCCAAGCGTGATGCAAATTGACAGCAAAAGGGGTCTGTGATAATCTCTCTAAACAGGGTTTGGTTTATAAATACGACAGAAGATAGCCAAAGGTGCACACATCCCGAAAACCTCGGGGATAGAAATCCGCAGGACTGTAGCCCCGGGCAGCGCAAAATATGTCACCCAAAAGTAAGCGAAATAAACTCAATAGGAGAGAACATGGATAATCTGAAGGATAAAGTAGAAGCCACCCTCAACAAAATCCGCCCGGCGCTTGTGGCCGACGGCGGCAATGTGGAACTGGTCGACGTCAAGGACGGCGTGGTCAAGGTCAGGCTGGTCGGGCACTGCGCCGGCTGCCCCATGTCGCAGATGACCCTCAGAAACGGCATCGAGCGCACGCTCAAGCAGGAGATACCCGAGGTCAAGCAGGTCATCGCCGCTTAGTTTAAGTCGTCATTGCGAGCGTCCGCCTGAGGCGGACCGAAGCAATCTTTACCGAATAGCCTGACGGGAGCTTAAAGCTCCCGTCCTTTTTTGTTATTGGGAGCTCATTAAAATCTTCTCGCCCCGTCGTGGGAGAGATTGAGAGAGGGGGTAGTTCCCTCGTTGTCATGCCAAAGGCCCGCCGCAGGTCCGCCTATGGCAGAAAGCATCTGGTGGGGAGTCCCATTTCCCTCCCTTTTGTAAAGGGAGGTTAGGAGGGATTTAGCCTCGCGTCATTCCGGCGTCCCGCTATGG includes these proteins:
- a CDS encoding type II toxin-antitoxin system HicA family toxin; the encoded protein is MKRATLIKQILSMGCILLRHGGKHDWYQNTTTKVSQPIPRHTEIAESLAKHIIKMLSD
- a CDS encoding type II toxin-antitoxin system HicB family antitoxin, with the translated sequence MEKIKYVYYQEGDAWVGWLEAYPDYKSQGMSLEELEENLRDIYAEINTGKIPHIRKIGELALK
- a CDS encoding NifU family protein — protein: MKDKVEATLNKIRPALVADGGNVELVDVKDGVVKVRLVGHCAGCPMSQMTLRNGIERTLKQEIPEVKQVIAA